The proteins below come from a single Psychrobacter sp. PL19 genomic window:
- a CDS encoding DegT/DnrJ/EryC1/StrS family aminotransferase, which yields MLNTQFAPWPSFTQQEADAVSQVVLSNKVNYWTGQECRQFEKEFATWADSSYAVAMGNGTLALDVALQALGIGAGDEVIVTPRTFIASISCVVNAGAIPIFADVDQATGNITVETISAVLTPKTRAIICVHLAGWPCDMDGIMALAEQHDLYVIEDCAQAHGAKYKGRSVGSIGHIGAWSFCQDKIMTTGGEGGMVTTNDEQLWRKMWAYKDHGKSYAAVYEKDHPPGYRWLHESFGTNWRMLEMQAVIGRIQLTRMADWTVKRTANAHAILQACDSWAAKGYLSVPRLENTLAFADCTHAYYKLYVYVQPANLPEGWSRDRIIAEINALNVPCFSGSASEVYLEKAFDHTGLRPEPGLPMAKQLGETSLMFLVHPTLTADEIAQTVAAIDSVFTEMASVDNKYI from the coding sequence ATGCTAAACACTCAATTTGCACCATGGCCAAGCTTTACCCAGCAAGAGGCTGATGCGGTTAGCCAAGTGGTTTTATCTAATAAAGTAAATTATTGGACTGGGCAAGAGTGCCGTCAGTTTGAAAAAGAATTTGCTACTTGGGCAGATAGCAGCTATGCGGTAGCGATGGGCAACGGTACTTTAGCCTTAGATGTGGCCTTGCAAGCACTCGGTATTGGCGCTGGTGATGAAGTCATCGTCACCCCACGTACCTTTATCGCCAGTATCTCCTGTGTGGTCAATGCTGGTGCCATTCCTATCTTTGCTGATGTCGATCAAGCTACCGGTAATATCACCGTTGAGACTATTAGTGCAGTATTAACACCGAAGACCCGCGCTATTATCTGTGTGCATTTGGCTGGCTGGCCTTGTGATATGGATGGCATTATGGCTTTAGCTGAGCAGCATGACCTTTATGTGATTGAAGACTGTGCGCAGGCGCATGGTGCCAAGTATAAAGGCCGTAGTGTCGGTAGTATCGGTCATATTGGCGCTTGGAGCTTTTGCCAAGATAAGATTATGACCACTGGTGGTGAGGGTGGGATGGTCACTACCAATGATGAGCAGCTATGGCGCAAGATGTGGGCTTATAAAGACCATGGCAAGAGCTATGCTGCGGTCTATGAGAAGGATCATCCACCAGGCTATCGCTGGCTACATGAGAGCTTTGGCACTAATTGGCGCATGCTAGAGATGCAAGCCGTCATCGGTCGTATTCAGCTAACACGCATGGCCGATTGGACGGTTAAGCGTACAGCTAATGCCCATGCAATCCTGCAAGCTTGTGATAGTTGGGCTGCTAAAGGTTATCTGTCCGTACCTAGACTAGAGAATACGCTAGCATTTGCTGACTGCACGCATGCTTATTATAAGCTCTACGTCTATGTACAGCCTGCGAATTTACCTGAAGGCTGGTCACGAGATCGGATTATTGCTGAGATTAATGCGCTGAATGTACCGTGCTTCTCCGGCTCTGCATCGGAAGTTTATTTAGAAAAAGCTTTTGACCATACTGGCTTGCGTCCAGAGCCAGGATTACCGATGGCGAAGCAGTTGGGTGAGACCAGTTTAATGTTCTTAGTGCATCCGACCTTAACTGCGGACGAGATTGCCCAAACTGTCGCTGCTATTGATAGCGTATTTACTGAGATGGCTAGCGTAGATAATAAATATATTTGA
- a CDS encoding acetyltransferase produces MQQLIGIYGASGFGKQVMPLVKKQYPNLDKKCFVFIDDGMNLTELNGYQVLTYKNFLKSPHIDKKVTIAIANGKVRELLAKKLIQDNIKNIAVNSESVIVLDTDTIELAEGSILCSNVCLKVNIKIGKFFHANTYSYVSHDCVIGDYVTFAPRVSCNGNVHIHDHAYIGTGAIIKQGTPDKPLIIGAGAIVGMGAVVTKDVPAGAVVVGNPARLLHKL; encoded by the coding sequence ATGCAGCAGTTAATTGGTATATACGGAGCAAGCGGATTCGGCAAACAAGTTATGCCTTTGGTAAAAAAGCAATACCCAAATTTAGATAAAAAATGTTTTGTATTTATTGATGATGGCATGAATTTAACAGAGCTAAATGGATATCAAGTACTAACTTATAAAAATTTTTTAAAGTCTCCCCATATAGATAAGAAAGTAACGATAGCTATTGCTAATGGTAAAGTTCGCGAGCTACTTGCAAAAAAATTAATCCAAGATAATATTAAAAATATTGCAGTTAACTCTGAGTCAGTCATTGTCTTAGATACGGATACTATAGAGCTGGCAGAAGGTAGTATTTTATGTAGTAATGTTTGCTTAAAAGTTAATATTAAAATTGGTAAATTTTTTCATGCTAATACCTATAGTTATGTTTCCCATGACTGTGTAATCGGTGATTATGTGACTTTTGCACCTCGGGTAAGCTGTAATGGAAACGTTCATATCCATGACCATGCCTACATTGGTACTGGTGCTATTATTAAGCAGGGTACACCGGATAAACCATTGATCATCGGTGCAGGCGCTATTGTCGGTATGGGAGCTGTCGTAACCAAAGACGTGCCAGCCGGTGCAGTAGTGGTTGGTAATCCTGCCCGTCTTTTGCATAAATTATAG
- a CDS encoding sugar transferase, protein MIKRFFDITAASTALLILSPVYALTAYKVKKNLGSPVLFRQTRPGQNGKPFEMIKFRSMTDAIDNDGNFLPNNERLTAFGKMLRATSLDELPELWNVIKGDMSLVGPRPLLMEYLPLYSAEQHRRHQLRPGITGYAQVNGRNAIAWDQKFKLDVWYVDNQSLWLDIKILFKTVKKVVIKEDINADNDTTMSKFTGNQE, encoded by the coding sequence ATGATAAAACGTTTTTTTGATATTACTGCTGCAAGCACAGCACTTTTGATTTTGTCTCCAGTATATGCCTTAACTGCCTATAAAGTTAAGAAAAATCTTGGTTCACCAGTTCTTTTTCGTCAGACTCGTCCCGGTCAGAATGGTAAACCTTTTGAGATGATTAAGTTTCGTTCTATGACAGATGCGATAGACAATGATGGTAACTTTCTACCTAACAACGAGCGACTCACAGCATTTGGGAAGATGTTACGAGCTACTAGTCTTGATGAATTACCTGAGCTATGGAATGTCATCAAAGGCGATATGAGCCTAGTCGGTCCGCGTCCGTTATTGATGGAATATCTACCGCTATATAGTGCTGAGCAACACCGTCGTCATCAGTTGCGTCCAGGTATTACTGGCTATGCGCAAGTTAATGGTCGCAATGCTATCGCTTGGGATCAAAAGTTTAAGCTCGATGTTTGGTATGTTGACAACCAGTCGCTATGGCTAGATATTAAAATATTATTTAAAACAGTAAAGAAAGTAGTCATTAAAGAAGATATAAATGCTGACAATGACACTACTATGAGTAAATTTACCGGTAATCAAGAATGA
- a CDS encoding glycosyltransferase family 4 protein translates to MKIVLIGTVAGSLLGFRADLIKQLLLQEHQVYAFTSEYTQDDLKKIEALGAIPVTYDLNRGGLNPLSDIRATYLLSKKIKAIAPNLVFSYFAKPVIFGTLAAKIAKVPTVIGMLEGLGYTFTEQPEGLSKKTQLIKSVQVLLYKVALPQLDKIVFLNPDDPKDLLEEYSIEVKQVEVLGGIGLNLEDYPYSSIYPEQPTFIFIARLLAEKGIHDYIAAAKVVKGSYPETKFIVLGAIGKEALGALTEAELREITEANIVEYPGHVDNVPEWIAKSSVFVLPSYYREGVPRSTQEAMAIGRAVITTDVPGCRETVVDGVNGFLVEKWNPQALADKMIYFIEHPGQIEKMGYESYKIAQEKFDADKVNKRLLDILGL, encoded by the coding sequence ATGAAGATTGTTCTTATTGGTACTGTAGCTGGCAGCTTGCTAGGTTTTCGGGCAGATTTAATTAAACAGCTTCTACTCCAAGAGCATCAAGTGTATGCTTTTACATCTGAATACACTCAAGATGATCTTAAAAAAATAGAAGCACTAGGTGCTATTCCTGTAACCTATGATCTGAATCGTGGAGGTTTAAACCCACTATCAGACATTAGAGCAACCTACTTACTATCAAAGAAAATTAAAGCAATAGCTCCAAACTTAGTCTTTTCTTACTTTGCCAAACCAGTAATTTTTGGAACTTTAGCAGCTAAAATAGCTAAGGTTCCTACTGTAATAGGTATGTTAGAAGGGTTAGGTTACACCTTTACGGAACAGCCAGAAGGGCTGAGTAAAAAGACGCAGCTTATTAAAAGCGTGCAGGTATTATTATATAAAGTCGCTTTGCCGCAACTGGATAAGATTGTTTTTCTAAATCCTGACGATCCTAAAGACTTATTGGAGGAGTATTCAATAGAAGTCAAACAAGTAGAAGTATTAGGAGGAATTGGCTTGAATTTAGAAGATTATCCTTATTCGAGCATTTATCCTGAGCAGCCAACCTTTATCTTTATAGCAAGACTACTAGCTGAAAAGGGTATCCACGATTATATTGCCGCTGCTAAAGTAGTAAAAGGTAGTTATCCTGAGACTAAATTTATTGTATTAGGTGCTATAGGTAAAGAAGCATTAGGAGCATTGACAGAAGCAGAGCTTCGAGAGATTACAGAAGCTAATATTGTAGAGTATCCGGGACATGTCGATAACGTTCCAGAATGGATAGCAAAGTCTAGTGTTTTTGTCCTACCTTCTTACTATCGTGAAGGCGTACCACGTAGCACTCAAGAAGCTATGGCTATCGGACGTGCTGTTATCACTACCGATGTACCGGGCTGTCGCGAAACTGTCGTCGATGGGGTAAATGGCTTTTTAGTTGAAAAGTGGAATCCGCAAGCTCTAGCTGACAAGATGATCTACTTTATAGAACATCCAGGGCAAATTGAAAAAATGGGCTATGAAAGCTATAAAATAGCTCAAGAGAAATTTGACGCTGATAAAGTAAATAAACGACTATTAGATATTTTAGGTTTATAA
- a CDS encoding glycosyltransferase produces the protein MKILYVITGLAQGGAERVVCDLADKMYEKGYEVKIAYLTGNVLTHPSHEEIELIKVNLNNIGTLVPAYIKLAKIVRDYQPDVVHAHMVHANLLSRLVRLISPIDRLITTAHNSNEGGRARMILYRATHRLADTTTNVSKEAVLAFENIGAVPKGGMKHIYNGINLDKFQFSKNSRSNLYKELSLSENYKIILAVGRFNDQKDYPSLLKAIGLFKKEGSFPFKLIIAGDGELRTTLEQKIKELNLEQDVILLGRRNDIPELISAADLFVLSSKYEGFGLVVAEAMACECLVVATDSGGVAEVLNNSEFLVPPCDPLALSNKIYYALSINKKLKESIIKKNMQHVHKSFSLDNIINEWIFLYNEK, from the coding sequence ATGAAGATTCTTTATGTTATTACAGGGCTAGCACAAGGAGGAGCTGAACGTGTAGTTTGTGATTTAGCTGATAAGATGTATGAAAAAGGTTATGAAGTAAAAATAGCTTACCTAACAGGTAATGTTTTAACTCACCCTTCACACGAAGAGATTGAGCTAATTAAAGTTAACTTAAACAATATTGGCACATTAGTACCAGCATATATTAAATTAGCGAAAATAGTTAGAGATTATCAGCCAGATGTCGTTCATGCGCATATGGTGCATGCCAATCTATTGTCACGATTAGTTAGATTAATATCACCTATAGATAGACTCATTACTACTGCTCATAATAGTAATGAGGGTGGGCGTGCACGAATGATTTTATATAGAGCAACTCATCGCTTGGCGGATACTACGACTAACGTAAGTAAAGAAGCTGTTTTAGCTTTTGAAAATATAGGTGCTGTCCCTAAAGGTGGCATGAAACATATATATAATGGAATTAATTTAGATAAATTTCAATTTTCTAAAAATTCCAGGTCAAATTTATATAAAGAGCTAAGTCTTAGTGAAAATTATAAAATAATTTTAGCAGTTGGACGATTTAACGATCAAAAAGATTATCCTAGCTTATTGAAAGCTATTGGTTTATTTAAGAAAGAAGGTTCATTTCCCTTTAAGTTAATAATAGCAGGGGATGGTGAACTAAGAACAACATTAGAGCAGAAAATTAAAGAACTAAACTTAGAACAAGATGTTATTTTATTAGGCAGAAGAAATGATATACCTGAGCTTATTAGTGCTGCAGATTTGTTCGTACTTTCTTCTAAGTATGAAGGTTTTGGTTTAGTTGTTGCAGAAGCAATGGCGTGTGAATGTTTGGTTGTAGCAACAGATTCTGGTGGTGTAGCTGAGGTTTTAAATAATTCAGAATTCTTGGTTCCACCATGTGATCCGCTAGCTTTATCAAATAAAATATATTATGCCTTGAGTATAAATAAAAAGTTAAAAGAAAGTATTATTAAAAAAAATATGCAACATGTTCATAAGAGTTTTTCTTTAGATAATATTATCAACGAGTGGATTTTTTTATATAATGAGAAGTAA
- a CDS encoding glycosyltransferase, with translation MYKSGGIEKALTSRLKELSSFYEIYLITLENGNRDFYFGRIENIIHLDLDLNFNRKSNGGFKLNFGNISKSLSSYLKLQKVLIKIRPDFTINVVGVHSFYFLSYIGFTGKTILEYHSSLYENPPSNFKKYITNKFDYHVFLNKEECNIASFINKNKYIIPNPAQINNIEKKPYSNKSKRIIAAGRIVDVKGFDRLVKAWEIIYKEFPDWIVEVYGEPDLVVLNKIQKMIYYYRLENSFFIKGADTSILDIINDSKIYAMTSHFESFSIVVLEAISLGTLVIAFDCPTGPRNIIDKESGYLIENDDIELYAQALKEAILNESNSEILANNGYKKSQVFSLDKIIEKWKNLFSNKI, from the coding sequence ATGTATAAATCTGGTGGCATCGAGAAAGCCTTAACCTCCAGACTTAAAGAATTAAGTAGTTTTTATGAAATATATCTTATAACTCTGGAGAATGGAAACAGAGACTTTTATTTTGGTAGGATTGAAAACATAATACATTTAGACCTAGATTTAAATTTTAATAGGAAGAGTAACGGTGGTTTTAAGCTAAACTTTGGTAATATATCTAAGAGCTTATCTAGTTATTTAAAACTACAGAAAGTGTTAATTAAAATAAGGCCAGACTTTACGATAAATGTAGTAGGCGTGCATAGTTTCTATTTTTTATCATATATAGGATTTACAGGAAAGACAATATTAGAATATCATTCAAGTTTATATGAAAATCCACCAAGTAATTTTAAAAAATATATAACTAATAAATTTGATTACCATGTATTTTTAAATAAGGAGGAGTGTAATATAGCGAGCTTTATAAATAAAAATAAGTATATTATACCTAACCCAGCTCAAATTAATAATATAGAAAAGAAGCCATACTCTAATAAAAGCAAGCGTATCATAGCAGCAGGAAGAATAGTAGATGTAAAAGGATTTGATCGTTTAGTTAAGGCATGGGAAATAATCTATAAAGAATTTCCAGATTGGATAGTAGAAGTTTATGGTGAACCTGATTTAGTGGTATTAAATAAAATCCAAAAAATGATCTATTACTATAGATTGGAAAATAGTTTTTTTATTAAAGGGGCTGATACAAGTATTTTAGATATTATAAATGATTCAAAAATCTATGCAATGACATCACATTTTGAAAGTTTCTCGATTGTTGTTTTAGAAGCTATTTCTTTAGGGACCTTAGTTATAGCATTTGACTGCCCCACGGGACCACGCAATATCATTGATAAAGAGTCTGGTTATTTGATAGAAAATGATGATATAGAGCTTTATGCACAAGCTCTTAAAGAGGCGATTTTAAATGAAAGTAATTCTGAGATACTAGCAAATAATGGATATAAGAAAAGCCAAGTTTTTTCACTAGATAAAATTATAGAAAAATGGAAAAATTTATTTTCTAATAAAATATAG
- a CDS encoding glycosyltransferase family 2 protein, which translates to MSKFENDIQVSVCVTTYNQEGYIRECLESLVTQITNFKFEIIIGEDCSTDNTRHIVQEYVEKYPDLIVPIFHLKNIGPIKNLKQVYLQAKGKYIAHVDGDDMACSGKLQKQFDVLEAHPEAIICSHNMIEILDNTIVKKDSWSHPAGEYNLVDLIKKLPFFAHSSKLFRVIDNKDLCSLLNDPHVLDLELHLYQASMGSIIHLEENLGYYRAEVGISAIKNDKLNYNMIKRVLMIYEKLLVAYPDINHEIRRSYAMSLLSMANRSAVFEPNGKKMKEYAIRSVKQDLFSSKQVLMVLLCLSPNLGASILKYRYKLRKTKAHKNKNS; encoded by the coding sequence ATGAGTAAATTTGAAAATGATATCCAAGTCTCTGTATGTGTTACAACTTATAATCAAGAAGGGTATATTAGAGAATGTTTAGAGAGTTTAGTAACGCAGATAACTAATTTCAAATTTGAAATTATCATTGGTGAAGATTGCTCTACTGACAACACGCGCCATATTGTTCAAGAATATGTAGAAAAATATCCTGATTTAATAGTTCCTATTTTTCATCTTAAAAACATAGGTCCAATTAAAAATCTTAAGCAGGTATACTTGCAGGCAAAAGGAAAATATATTGCCCATGTAGATGGTGATGATATGGCGTGTTCAGGCAAGTTGCAAAAGCAATTTGATGTATTAGAGGCTCATCCAGAAGCAATTATTTGCAGCCATAATATGATAGAGATATTAGACAATACTATTGTTAAAAAAGATTCATGGAGTCATCCTGCAGGCGAATATAATCTTGTAGATCTAATAAAAAAACTTCCTTTTTTTGCACATTCTTCAAAATTATTTAGGGTGATAGATAATAAAGACTTGTGTTCTCTTTTGAACGATCCTCATGTTTTAGACCTTGAATTACATTTATACCAAGCTTCTATGGGTTCGATTATACATTTAGAAGAGAATCTTGGCTACTATAGAGCTGAAGTTGGCATTTCTGCTATTAAAAATGATAAGTTAAACTATAATATGATAAAGAGAGTTCTAATGATTTATGAAAAATTGTTAGTTGCCTATCCAGATATAAACCATGAAATTAGAAGGTCTTATGCTATGTCTTTATTAAGTATGGCTAATAGGTCCGCTGTTTTTGAACCTAATGGTAAAAAAATGAAAGAATATGCTATTAGATCCGTAAAACAAGATCTTTTTTCAAGTAAACAAGTTCTAATGGTTTTATTATGTCTCTCACCTAATTTAGGTGCTTCAATTCTAAAGTATAGGTATAAGTTAAGAAAAACTAAAGCACATAAAAATAAGAATAGTTAA
- a CDS encoding acyltransferase, giving the protein MAFLTADKINEMGFKHVGKNCLLSDKASYYNCKNITIGNNTRIDDFAVLSAGEGGIEIGSYIHIAVYSSLIGAGKIILKDFCNISSRVCIYSSNDDYSGEYMTNPMVPSQYTNVTSSDVIIEEHVIVGSGSIILPGVILEQGVAIGALSLVTKSCSEFGVYIGTPAKKIKERKRDLLSLEKNILY; this is encoded by the coding sequence ATGGCATTTCTGACAGCAGATAAAATAAATGAAATGGGGTTTAAGCACGTAGGTAAAAACTGCTTACTTTCTGATAAAGCGTCTTATTATAATTGTAAGAATATAACTATTGGTAATAACACCCGTATTGATGATTTTGCCGTACTATCCGCTGGCGAAGGTGGTATTGAAATCGGCAGCTATATTCATATTGCTGTTTACTCTTCTTTAATTGGTGCGGGTAAAATTATCTTAAAAGATTTTTGTAATATATCATCAAGAGTCTGTATATATAGTAGTAATGATGATTATAGTGGCGAGTATATGACTAACCCCATGGTACCTAGTCAATATACTAATGTAACAAGTTCAGACGTTATCATTGAAGAGCATGTAATTGTTGGATCAGGATCTATAATTCTACCTGGTGTTATATTAGAACAAGGTGTAGCAATTGGCGCATTAAGTTTAGTAACAAAGAGTTGTAGTGAGTTCGGGGTTTATATCGGTACTCCTGCAAAAAAAATTAAGGAAAGGAAACGAGATTTATTATCATTAGAGAAGAACATATTATATTAG
- a CDS encoding DegT/DnrJ/EryC1/StrS family aminotransferase, producing MIPVTKAYLPNKDKYQSYVDRIFASGWLTNNGSLLQELEQRLAEYLGVKNIILVANGSLALQLAYKALELKGEVITTPFSFAATTSTLAWEGLTPIFADIDPNSFNIDPVKIEAQITANTSAIVPVHVFGNPCEVEAIQAIADKHNLKVIYDAAHAFGSEYKGQSVLNFGDISTLSFHATKLFHTIEGGAVITNDDELAKKIRLLINFGISSPTTITSVGTNAKMNEFEAAMGLCVLDEIETIKQQRADIWQIYTEELAGLFQFQQWNENGQNNHAYAPVLFESEEQLLKVEVQLKENNILARRYFYPSLDTLDYLKTKQVCKYSRDIASRILCLPIYPNLTIESVKKVIHLIKSN from the coding sequence ATGATTCCTGTAACTAAAGCTTATCTACCCAATAAAGATAAATACCAATCGTACGTAGATCGTATTTTTGCAAGTGGCTGGTTAACCAACAACGGTAGCTTACTTCAAGAGTTAGAGCAAAGGCTGGCAGAATATCTTGGTGTAAAAAATATAATTTTAGTGGCAAATGGCTCATTGGCACTACAACTTGCTTATAAAGCTTTAGAGCTGAAAGGTGAAGTGATCACCACGCCATTTAGCTTTGCAGCTACCACCAGCACCTTGGCTTGGGAAGGCTTAACACCTATCTTTGCTGATATAGATCCAAACAGCTTTAATATCGATCCAGTAAAGATAGAAGCGCAAATAACGGCCAACACCAGCGCTATTGTGCCTGTGCATGTATTTGGTAATCCGTGTGAGGTTGAAGCTATTCAGGCAATTGCAGACAAGCACAACCTAAAAGTAATTTATGATGCTGCTCATGCTTTTGGCTCAGAATATAAAGGGCAAAGCGTATTGAACTTTGGTGATATCAGCACCTTAAGTTTTCATGCGACCAAACTGTTCCATACCATTGAAGGTGGTGCAGTGATTACCAACGATGATGAGTTAGCTAAAAAAATTCGACTATTAATAAATTTTGGTATCAGTAGTCCAACCACTATCACGTCAGTTGGAACTAACGCCAAGATGAACGAGTTTGAAGCGGCGATGGGCTTGTGTGTACTCGATGAGATAGAAACTATTAAGCAGCAGCGCGCGGATATTTGGCAAATATATACTGAAGAATTGGCAGGTTTATTTCAGTTTCAGCAGTGGAATGAGAATGGACAGAATAATCATGCTTATGCTCCTGTACTTTTTGAAAGCGAAGAGCAATTACTTAAAGTTGAAGTTCAGTTAAAAGAAAATAACATATTAGCTAGACGGTATTTTTATCCAAGTCTAGATACTCTTGATTATTTGAAAACGAAGCAAGTGTGTAAATACTCTAGAGATATTGCAAGCCGAATACTTTGTTTACCTATTTATCCAAACCTCACTATTGAATCTGTAAAAAAAGTGATTCATTTAATTAAGAGTAACTGA
- a CDS encoding glycosyltransferase family 2 protein, which produces MLPLVSIVIPCYNHEDFVQDSIQSVIDQTYNNIELIIIDDGSKDNSISKIQEMVDSCEQRFVRFEFRSRPNKGLSATLNEAIKWCKGEYYSAIASDDQIFDYKTSTQVNFLENNRDYVAVFGGVQVIDENNKKLEKVISKARAYSFDDIIMNKHSLFAPTQMIRMNSIKKTGGYKPNMLIEDWYMWLLLSREGKIFNTGKVIAFYRRHDTNMTKDLKKMNSGRLEVLSFFSDSRLHVKAVNNIKWHNTYSELKYSNNKKLPNIVKLVILDPKKTSKNLIKMIFRKFL; this is translated from the coding sequence ATGTTGCCTTTAGTCTCTATTGTTATCCCCTGTTATAACCATGAAGATTTTGTACAGGACTCTATTCAGAGCGTGATTGATCAAACATATAACAATATAGAGCTTATTATTATAGATGATGGCTCTAAAGATAACTCTATTTCTAAGATTCAGGAAATGGTTGATTCTTGTGAGCAACGGTTTGTTAGATTTGAATTTAGAAGCAGACCTAACAAAGGCTTAAGTGCAACTTTAAACGAAGCTATAAAGTGGTGTAAAGGAGAGTATTATTCAGCTATTGCTTCTGATGATCAGATATTTGATTATAAAACGAGCACTCAAGTAAATTTTTTAGAAAATAATAGGGACTATGTTGCTGTGTTTGGAGGAGTGCAAGTAATAGATGAAAATAACAAAAAGTTAGAAAAGGTTATTAGTAAAGCAAGAGCTTATAGTTTTGATGATATCATAATGAACAAACACAGTCTTTTTGCACCTACGCAAATGATTAGAATGAATAGTATCAAGAAGACAGGTGGCTATAAACCAAATATGTTGATTGAAGATTGGTATATGTGGTTACTTCTAAGTAGGGAAGGTAAGATTTTTAACACAGGTAAAGTAATTGCATTTTATAGACGTCATGATACAAATATGACGAAAGACTTGAAAAAGATGAATTCTGGACGACTTGAAGTATTAAGTTTTTTTTCAGACTCAAGACTCCATGTTAAAGCAGTAAATAACATAAAGTGGCATAACACATATAGTGAATTAAAATATTCAAATAATAAAAAACTACCTAATATAGTTAAGCTAGTTATTTTAGACCCAAAAAAAACAAGCAAGAATTTAATAAAAATGATCTTTAGAAAATTTTTATAG
- a CDS encoding glycosyltransferase family 2 protein: MNLVTIIIPMYNEQENIKNCIKVLRSQKNQNFDAVFIDDGSTDSTVKEVESCLDLGVDFNYKVIKQTNKGAAEARRIGIENSSTKFVMIFDCDDNLSDDMVSEVYTQYVAYPNVDIIMPNMLLQNSNKDWNDLIFYTKETILEPLDCIENSIGGWHVHGCLAVRKTVFEKSYKSYKSYNVKNTNYINNDEVITRLNFLNSKVIIRSKATYYYCYNAYSTTKRVNHKKYLMIKNSLILYNIFKDEKKIIPNVTSELVSGLWGNFRYMQKHKIEIENIAEWKKEIKVTLKHIKYFKVIKNINLKKKIQLAILQTIFLL, from the coding sequence ATGAACTTGGTTACTATAATAATTCCTATGTACAATGAACAAGAAAATATAAAAAATTGTATCAAGGTTTTGAGAAGCCAGAAAAATCAAAATTTTGATGCTGTATTTATTGATGATGGCTCTACTGACTCTACTGTAAAAGAAGTTGAAAGTTGTTTAGATTTAGGTGTTGATTTTAATTACAAAGTTATCAAACAAACTAATAAAGGTGCAGCTGAAGCGCGAAGAATAGGTATCGAAAACAGCTCAACTAAGTTTGTTATGATCTTCGATTGTGATGACAATTTATCAGATGACATGGTTAGTGAAGTCTACACACAATATGTTGCATATCCTAATGTAGATATTATTATGCCAAACATGCTTTTACAAAATAGTAATAAAGACTGGAATGATCTAATATTTTACACTAAAGAAACTATTTTAGAACCTTTGGATTGTATAGAAAATTCAATAGGTGGTTGGCATGTACATGGATGTCTCGCAGTTAGAAAAACAGTTTTTGAAAAAAGTTATAAAAGTTATAAAAGTTATAATGTTAAAAATACAAATTACATAAACAATGATGAAGTTATAACACGATTAAACTTCTTAAATTCTAAAGTAATAATAAGAAGTAAAGCTACTTATTATTATTGTTATAATGCATACTCTACGACTAAAAGAGTAAATCATAAAAAATATTTAATGATAAAAAACTCTTTAATCTTATATAATATTTTTAAGGATGAGAAAAAAATAATACCAAATGTTACATCTGAATTAGTTTCGGGATTATGGGGTAATTTTAGATATATGCAGAAACATAAGATAGAAATTGAAAATATAGCAGAATGGAAAAAAGAGATAAAAGTAACTTTAAAACATATTAAATATTTTAAAGTTATAAAAAATATCAACTTAAAGAAAAAAATACAGTTGGCCATCTTACAAACAATATTTTTATTATGA